ATCGGCGTTGTCGGGGAGCAGATTGTCGAGAAATGAGGTGAGCTTTGACCCAGTGATCGGCGCCGGGCCAACAGGCAGGGACAGGCTCACCGGCATCTGGTTCGGGTCGTCCAGCCATTGGGCGCGGTAGGTGAGGCGATACTGCAACGGTGCGAGCAGTTCGAGCTCGGCGACGTGAGCGCCATAGAGGAACACGTCAAGACTGAGCATCGTCGGACTCCTTGCCCGTCTTTGTCTCTGCGGCTCGCTGTGAGAGTTTCAGGCTCGCCTCGAAGATACGCCGACGACCGGCTTCGAGCGCGTTGGGCTCGACGCTGGTCGTGAGATCCGGCACCCGGAGGCCGGTGCCGGGCAAATAGGTGTCTGACAGAGGCGCACTGCCCTCGCCCCTCATCCTGGCGAGCAAGCGCTCCATTTCGGGCGAGATCAACGACTGCGCCCGGACGCCTTCCTGGATGGCCATTGCAGCGCTTTCGAGGCGCGGCGGCCGGATCTCGAGGTTCAGCTCCAGTACGCCAAGGACCGCGAGCAGCCGGGCAGTGCCGATGTCGTTCTTGCCCTTCTCAAGGCGCGACAACCATTGGCGGGTCGTGCCCACCTTTTCGGCAAGATCATTCTGCGAAAGGTTGAGTTCAGTTCGGCGCCGGCGGATAAGTGCGCCGAGCTCGACTAGGTCGTTTATGAGCACATCGACCTCCAATGGAATAGCGGCGTTCCATGCTCAGTTACTGGAACACCGTCGTTCCATTGTATCAAGAAATCAGTCAATGGAATAGTGACGTTCCACTGGGGGCTGAGTTGGCGGCGATAGCTACGGCGACTAGACGTGGCGAGGTGTCAGCGCGAGGTTGTTCAAAGCGTAGCCAGCTCCCTGTAAAAGTGCGGCTGCCTGGGGGAAACTGATCGCTTTGGTTTCGAGGTGGAGTGCCGAGTCGACATCCATTGTCGTGCGCGGCGCTGGCAGCTCAGCCAGCTCAGCCAGCTCAGCCAGCTCAGCATGAAGCTTCACCATGAGGCCACCAACGAGCGTCCATTCAAGGACGGTGCTGCAGGCGGGTCGAGATGTTTCGACCACTGGTTAGCTCCAGTGGATACCTCAGCTCGGCATCACCGGTCAGGCTTCGACGATACGCAGCGTCGTGGTCGTCGGCGCGGCTCTCACGATGAACGACCTCGGCCATGTGGCCGTTAGTACCCCCGCACGTCCCGCATCGCTGTGGTGTGCTTGAGAACCTGCTGGCGTAGGGTCGCTGGGCACCGCAGTCGTCGCAGATCCAGGTCCCGCAGGCGGGGCAGGGGTCCGTCTTGCGATGGAGAGCCGATGGTTCGATGAAGTTGGTCATGGAGTCCTTTCGGGCAGGTGGCGTGTTTCTGGTGCGGTTAATTCAGCACGCAAGACCCAAGCCGCTCATTCACGCTGGAATACGAGTGAGTTATGTCTTGGGTTCCCGTCATACTGAACGTGTCGACCTCACAACAAACCCCGAAAGACCACACCATGCCCAAACCGCTATTCATCACGCTGCTCATCACAACACCCATTGTTCTTGGTGCCAGCACCGGAAACTTTCTTGTTGCGCTTGTCGTGCTGGTGCTGCTTCTGATCGGTAATCCGATCATCTGGAAGTTCCGCAAGAATCGCTATTTCAACTCGGAGCAGTTCCAGACGCTGCGTGCTGAGATCGTCTCTGTCGTCGCTGAGCACAACGAGGTTGTGAACTACGTGGCCGAGATCCGATCACAGGGATCGTTTGGTCTCGGAGTGTCTTCTACGGGGCAGAATGCGCACCTGGCGACGTTCGAGAATGATTCTGCCTGGAACACCAGACGCGACCGCAACGTCATCGAGTACGCGCCGCATGTGCACAATGGCTCGTTGCAGGTGGTGCGCAACGCAAGCCTCGAGCCCATCAAATATCTGATGAAGTATTTCTCCATCAAGGCCAACCAAGAAGCACTGGCCGATGTTCAGCGTGTTGCCGAGGACATCTCGCGGCTGGAGGAGGCCGTGACCAACGTGAAGAGCCGCGAGGCCGCAATCACTGTGCGGGTGAATCCGCCAGCTTTTATTCTCGCGCGCTATGACGCTGAGTTCTGGAATCAGATCGGCGTCGAGCTGTCGCCCATTGCGGTGCCGTACCCGGAGTACAAGTTCCAGTACACCTCCGCAGGGGGAAACACCGGTCAGACGTCGAGCATCAGGCTCGACACCCCCACCCTTGAAGCGCTGGCCGCGACGCTCGTCGAGAAGATCCGCTGGGTGAAGTCGGCAGCCGGGCAGCGCTCACTGATGACCGCCCGACTGCGAGGCCAGATCAAGGAGCGCGATCGTTTTGCCTGCGTGCAGTGCTACGTCTCCGTGGCCGCCGAACCGCACCTACTGCTGGAGGTCGACCACATCATGCCCGTGTCCAAAGGCGGTCTCAGCACGTCCGAGAATTTGCAGACCCTCTGCTGGCGCTGTAACCGTTCCAAGGGCTCAAAGATCGTCGCGTAGCTCGATCCACGGGAACTCGGTTCAGCGCCCCAGCTCAGGGAACTGTTTCGTGGCGGCGGCCGGACCCTCCCCATTAGTGAACAACTCAGGGAAGCGTTGACGGCGCTCGGTGAGGTCAGATCGAGAATCCAGTGTTGCTCCGTCAGCGCTGAAAAGATGGTCCGAACGGGCAGCTGTGAATTCTGCGCTGCGTGGCGGCGCGAGTCAGTCTTGGTTAGTTAGACCCAGCTTGTTCTTGAGGACGCCACCACTACCGGGAATTGTGTATCGGTCGTCAGCGGCCATTTCTGGCTTCGCGCTCCTCGTCCACAATGCGCGCCAGCGCCCGGTGCATCTCAGCTCGTGCGGCTTCCGGTGTCACTTCGCCCGTGAGGACCTGTCGTGCGCGAGCCATCGTTTCTGCACTCGGGTAGTGGCCAGCAAGCTGCTGCCCCTTCTCGATGACGGCCAGGGCCTGCTCAACGTCGATGTCAGGGTCGTCGGGAGGGGTTGAAGAGGAGTCTTTGGTTGTCATTTTCTGTTACCTTCCGGTGAGTATCGTGATTCTGGTGGACGGTCTATGGAACTGCAACCCTCGGTGTCGGTCGCGCAGCCAGACGTAGCCGAAAAACTTGCGCTGCGTTGCTTCAGCGATTTGGCACATGGGCGTTGCAGAAGGACGGCTACTGGTAGGCCTCGCGGCGATGCGCCACTCGGACGACCGTTACGACAAGCACGTCGTCGACGACCTCGTACA
This sequence is a window from Cryobacterium sp. CG_9.6. Protein-coding genes within it:
- a CDS encoding HNH endonuclease signature motif containing protein, with amino-acid sequence MPKPLFITLLITTPIVLGASTGNFLVALVVLVLLLIGNPIIWKFRKNRYFNSEQFQTLRAEIVSVVAEHNEVVNYVAEIRSQGSFGLGVSSTGQNAHLATFENDSAWNTRRDRNVIEYAPHVHNGSLQVVRNASLEPIKYLMKYFSIKANQEALADVQRVAEDISRLEEAVTNVKSREAAITVRVNPPAFILARYDAEFWNQIGVELSPIAVPYPEYKFQYTSAGGNTGQTSSIRLDTPTLEALAATLVEKIRWVKSAAGQRSLMTARLRGQIKERDRFACVQCYVSVAAEPHLLLEVDHIMPVSKGGLSTSENLQTLCWRCNRSKGSKIVA
- a CDS encoding helix-turn-helix transcriptional regulator, whose translation is MLINDLVELGALIRRRRTELNLSQNDLAEKVGTTRQWLSRLEKGKNDIGTARLLAVLGVLELNLEIRPPRLESAAMAIQEGVRAQSLISPEMERLLARMRGEGSAPLSDTYLPGTGLRVPDLTTSVEPNALEAGRRRIFEASLKLSQRAAETKTGKESDDAQS